In Styela clava chromosome 10, kaStyClav1.hap1.2, whole genome shotgun sequence, the sequence TTATAAAACAATGGCATCTGCAGCCATGTCACTTTTGATTGAGACGGAACAAGTGAAtttactataaatatatattaaaatcatttttaatagCAAATTTATACCTGTttagtataatatatttgtaaaaatatttcaaaagcaTTACTAGTAATAAAGTTTTAGCATCTGGAATGAATACTAAGCATATTACCAGCTgcgtaaatattttattttacgaatAATAAGATACTGACATCACAAGAATATTGCTTCACCTTAAATGAGAATCCTGCATTTCATCATGAATTTTCAATGCTTCCAGCGTCAATCCTGTATTTGATTTTGAAGTTGGATGCAAATGAAAGAACTTTGATCTTGCTTTTTCTCTATACTTTTTTACATCAGGGTTAGATGAACTACTTTGACCTTTTCTCCATCTTTTTAATTTCCCTTTATTACCTCCTTTGAGTTTTCCTGCTTTTACCATTTTTAGTGTGTGTTTATGCCTTCTTACTGAAGTCTACTACACTAATGAGAAATGCTGAGCAAGAAGATAAAACATGATAGATCAAGCATGATACACATTTATGCAGCCTATTCTAAATACATATTTGAAATgcataaattctgaaattatttaTACAAACCACAGCCAGTAATAACCCCTGAAAGGGGATGTCAAATTTGTAGCGCTTCGTAACGcaaatttgtaatttataaCACTGTAATCTTAACTACAACCTCAAGGAATTCAATTCGGGAGAAAAGAAAATCGATTTAATATGCATTgattatatttcatttcatcACGATCCTGAATAAAATGATGGCTGTAATTTTAATAAGCCTCATTTGAAATCAGCACCGAACAAAAATGCACGTTGTACAAAAAATAAACTGCATTTTTTCATCTtaagtatgtatgtatgtttatttgcctcaaaaatgtaacagtacaTATGCGTAGTGCAGTGTTGATCCCGATAGCAAAGTGCGCACCATACTGCCATAGTCATGAGAatttcttttaatttacaatatctaaaaATAGAGTTAACACAACATTTTATCTGTCCCAGACAGCCAGAGctactaaaaatatatttatgatgctttttcatcttattttttgtgtacaTTTCGCTTCGCTGCTTtgtgacaaaaattaaaatcaagtaGCTTAGACATTACACATTAatgataatactgtaatatggtTCACATTAGGCCTATCAGCCTATAGCTAATTCACTCCAAGTACATGAATAATCTTTTAGTCTTTAGTCTTGTCGATTGCTGTAGTCCTGTAGTCAGGGCCGGATTTACCATTGTGCAAGTTAAGCTGAAGCCTAGGGGCCCACAAGCCTTAGTTAGGGGCTTCGACATCAGGCCTGAGCTAGGTTATCAGGCCTTTCacttttgaatcatttttaaatgCTCTGATAGCAGAataggcctactatatttgttcaattttagaATCAGTTTAATAATTCTTGTCCCAAATATTTATCGTTTACGAAGATAGAAATATGGTCGAATAAATTAAGGggtctaaatttgaaaaacttcaACGTTACACGTTCTGACATTTATTAACCCCAGAaacataatactgtaatagggTACGTCGGTACGGTGCTACAGTACCGGTACTAATATCTGAATACGGTACTGGAATATGGCCTATGGGTACTGTAATACCAGAACACAGGTACCGGTACCTCTACCAGTTTACCGTAATTCTTAAATTCCTTGTTAATTAATGAAAAcgattcaaataataataaagtactaccggtaccggtacggctgtacggtatttGAGCCAAGCTATTGTACGGTAATTCAGTAGGCCTACCGTAATTAGGCTACCGGTATTACCGtactttttttcgatttttacgATTGCGATCTTTTTTATCGTACACCCGCTAACCTAAAATATTGGAATGATATATCAGTATATACTATAGGATTCACAATGAGCATAATTGCCGAAAGTCtagttcaattttaaaaactcTACCCAAATATCCATTAGTTACGGTACCGTACAAGTACTACCGGTAGTGTGATTATCCATTGTTTCTGTATTTCCATCAAAACTTGTACATGAACGCACGTGTTATGCTCAGTCATCCATGACTTTATTTACTGCTGTATTTTGGATATTGAAGCGCAAATATTTATATGGTTTTCTATAGTGAATTATATCATCCTTCAAGCTGGGACTTCACACGCTAAGTTGTTTTGGAACTGAAAATGTACTATGTTTGTAGAATTGTGAGTGATTGTTCTCCAactattgaatattatttgtaattgtaccagattggggttaggccataagcTCATTCCGACTTCCCCTATTCTAGTAactagttctattacaagttcggggattgtgtgtgtgttagccaagtgtgTATTTCCTGTGCCCACAGgtttctgtccctttacactgttacgttgtaaacgtacGTTTGTCGTATATTTTGCCACTGTATGCAGTGCATCGTGCTCTGCCTTGCATCCAATCATTGTAGACTCATTATTACCCTTTGTTTGTAGCgtaaattagtattattatctATTGTCTGGTTTAGCGTTTTCCTTTCGGTCATTTGCATCACGTATTCGTCGTGTAAAGAGTCGCAGATGTTTGTCTGTATTGTggactgtttatttatttgttatatattgtaattgtattagCCTCCCGGATCGGAAAACGTTTGGTGAGAAATTTGCCTTTTATTGTTGTTATATGCTTTGACTTATgttaatcaattttgttttattttatttaagaaaaCCGCTGTTCTTTGCCAAGAATATAAAGAAGTGATTTATGCACGTGTCTTGTTTGTGGACAAAGGGGCTGAGAGTGGCGCGTTCgatacgttttcattgtgtctCGTCGATATAGATTCCGGGCTATCAAAAGACGTGACATAACAGTTTTCAAACGTGCTTCAAAATTCAAACGATTTCAAGTCTCCAAACATAATTTGTGAAGTTTTCAATGATATTAACGTTAATACCAAAATTCTCAAGTTTTCAACCAAAGGGTTTCAAACATTAATTCGGGTTCTCAATAATGGCAACCGGTGGTAGGTCGGATGACCAACATCAGGCAATGATTAGCAATGCTCCTGGCAgttttaatgaatttaaaacTCATCTAGATGTTTGCAGGAGTTCCAGTGACGTTAGCGACGTGAGTTCTTTAGCGTCATCGACTTTCTCCGTCCGGAATGCAAGAGTGAAGTTGGAGCTGGCACGCCTAAAGGCCCGTCAAGAAGAAGAACTCTCAGCTTTAGAAGACGACTTACGTAAGCTTCGGACAAGACACGCTTTACAGGCTGCTGAAACAGAATTAAAGGTTTGGGAAATGAGCGATGACAAATTTTTGCGGTGGGTAACAGTAGATAGAATTAGGCACGACAATAGCGTGAAATCCCGTGATTTCCCACCTAAATCACAGCTCATTGATAACGGCCGTGAAAATACTCCACGGCGTTTGCCGACTTTGCCTACACACACAGCTGATAGTAGCTCAGCTAATCCTGTGCCTCCACGTTTGAACCATGCTTTACATCGCAGAACTGTCGATCTACCCAAAccagaaattgcaaaattttcaggtgATCCAATGGAATATTATTCCTTTATCCGCAACTTTAAGGCCCATGTTACAGATCTTGTAGATGATGATAACGTACGTCTGAGTTATTTGTTACAGCTGTGCCAGGGCGAAGCGAAAAATGCCATTGATCATTGCTCAATGATGGAACCGAGTCGCGGATATCGCGAAGCTATGAGAGAGCTGAAGAATGAATATGGTAAAGATCGTGTCATTTCCCGCACCTGTTTGGACAGGTTGAAGCGTGGTCCGAAGTTGAACTTTGACGACGCGAAAGGTATGCAAGCGTATGCGCGACTGATGCGGAAATGTGGCTTAGTTCTTGGAGAAATCAGTGAGTACGACAATCttaataattttgacaatttgCTGGCCATTGTTAAACGATTGCCACCAGAGTCGCAAAACGCTTGGGATTTCAAAGTGGCAACAATTTTAGAAACGGAGGATCGCGAAGCTAGTTACAACGACCTCTCTAAATTTGTCACCGACCAAGCTAATGTTTCAAGATCAGACTTTCGTTTTGCCCGTAGAGATAGAAGGCAATcaaattattatgaaaattcTAAGGCGAAAGGTAGTGCTTTTGCTATTTCTGCTAGTGGTTCAAATTGGCACTGCCCGTGTTGTAATTTTTCTCACGAATTATTCAACTGTAAGAAATTTAAAGTCCTTTCATGGTACGAACGATATAACGTGGCTAGACGGAATCAGTTGTGCTTCAAATGCTTAAGACGAGGGCATATGTTTAGACAGTGCACACAGAATGAAAGTTGCCCCATTCACGATTGTAAGTATCCGTTCCATCATGTTTTGTTGCATCGCGATTTCGAGACACCTACACGGCGAGATGGTATTAGTAAACAGACTTGTTCCGTCGGTACCTCGATGAACCATGCGGATCACGACGTTCACGCTAATAAATTGGCGCCCGCAAAGCAACAAGGGAACACCGGTATTTACATGAATATCGTCCCGGTGACAGTAACTGCTGGCAACAGGGCTTTTGATACATACGCTCTTTTGGACTGTGCTTCTACAACCACCATGTGTAGTGTGAAATTGATGAACAAATTAAATCTAACCGGGGTGCCTATAGATGTTACATTGCAAACTGTTGGTAATCGTCCCAAATCTGTTAAAGCAAAGAAGTTGTCCCCTCTACTCGTTAAAGAAATTGACGGACATGACGATTGCATTGAATTGCCCAATGTATTGTGCGTCAGTAACTTGCCCATAAAGCCCAATAAGCTACCCTCGCGCAGTTCCTTGCGTAAGCTATCCTATTTGTCTTATAGCATAAATAGTTGTTAAATAaatgtgatgttaccgtatattgctaatttgtagattgtctctgacttgcaagtcacccattcacccttcagcttcaacg encodes:
- the LOC120341575 gene encoding uncharacterized protein LOC120341575, whose product is MATGGRSDDQHQAMISNAPGSFNEFKTHLDVCRSSSDVSDVSSLASSTFSVRNARVKLELARLKARQEEELSALEDDLRKLRTRHALQAAETELKVWEMSDDKFLRWVTVDRIRHDNSVKSRDFPPKSQLIDNGRENTPRRLPTLPTHTADSSSANPVPPRLNHALHRRTVDLPKPEIAKFSGDPMEYYSFIRNFKAHVTDLVDDDNVRLSYLLQLCQGEAKNAIDHCSMMEPSRGYREAMRELKNEYGKDRVISRTCLDRLKRGPKLNFDDAKGMQAYARLMRKCGLVLGEISEYDNLNNFDNLLAIVKRLPPESQNAWDFKVATILETEDREASYNDLSKFVTDQANVSRSDFRFARRDRRQSNYYENSKAKGSAFAISASGSNWHCPCCNFSHELFNCKKFKVLSWYERYNVARRNQLCFKCLRRGHMFRQCTQNESCPIHDCKYPFHHVLLHRDFETPTRRDGISKQTCSVGTSMNHADHDVHANKLAPAKQQGNTGIYMNIVPVTVTAGNRAFDTYALLDCASTTTMCSVKLMNKLNLTGVPIDVTLQTVGNRPKSVKAKKLSPLLVKEIDGHDDCIELPNVLCVSNLPIKPNKLPSRSSLRKLSYLSYSINSC